In Cryptomeria japonica chromosome 10, Sugi_1.0, whole genome shotgun sequence, a genomic segment contains:
- the LOC131046617 gene encoding trifunctional UDP-glucose 4,6-dehydratase/UDP-4-keto-6-deoxy-D-glucose 3,5-epimerase/UDP-4-keto-L-rhamnose-reductase RHM1 — translation MENNGSSGEYVPKNILITGAAGFIASHVANRLVKKYPQYKIVVLDKLDYCSNLKNLKPSRASPNFKFVKGDIGSADLVNYLLITEKIDTIMHFAAQTHVDNSFGNSFEFTKNNIYGTHVLLEACKVTGQITRFIHVSTDEVYGETEKDAIEGNHEASQLLPTNPYSATKAGAEMLVMAYGRSYGLPVITTRGNNVYGPNQFPEKLIPKFILLAMQGKSLSIHGDGSNVRSYLYCEDVAEAFEVVLHKGEVGHVYNIGTQKERRVIDVAKDICKLFSLDPQRVIKFVDNRPFNDQRYYLDDKKLKDLGWCERTKWEEGLQKTMEWYISHPNWWGDVSGALLPHPRMLTMAGVEKYTEGHDGVEMVYNNAVQENCVANTSNGLVEKSAFKFLIYGRNGWIGGLLGKICEKQGIAFEYGSGRLENRSQIQMDMENVKPTHVLNAAGVTGRPNVDWCESHKPETIRTNVAGTLNLADICREHGLLLVNFATGCIFEYDEAHPEGSGIGFKEEDKPNFIGSFYSKTKAMVEDLLQNYENVCTLRVRMPISSDLNNPRNFITKITRYNKVVNIPNSMTILDELLPLSIEMAKRNCKGIWNFTNPGVVSHNEILEMHRDYIDPSFKWKNFTLEEQAKVIVAPRSNNELDATKLKKEFPQLLSIKDSLLKYVFEPNKKTSSAN, via the exons ATGGAGAATAATGGCAGTAGCGGTGAGTATGTTCCCAAGAACATACTCATCACAGGGGCAGCAGGCTTCATAGCCTCCCATGTGGCTAACAGGCTTGTAAAGAAGTACCCACAGTATAAGATTGTGGTATTGGATAAGCTGGACTACTGCTCCAATCTGAAGAACCTGAAGCCGTCCAGGGCATCCCCTAATTTCAAGTTTGTGAAGGGTGACATTGGCAGTGCAGATCTGGTGAATTATCTTCTGATTACAGAGAAAATTGACACCATCATGCACTTTGCAGCTCAGACCCACGTGGACAATTCATTTGGCAACAGTTTTGAGTTCACCAAGAACAACATCTATGGGACTCATGTCCTTCTAGAGGCATGCAAGGTCACTGGGCAGATTACAAGATTCATTCATGTGAGTACTGATGAAGTCTATGGTGAAACGGAAAAGGATGCCATTGAGGGTAATCATGAGGCTTCTCAGCTTTTGCCCACAAATCCTTACTCTGCAACTAAGGCAGGTGCTGAGATGCTGGTTATGGCCTATGGGAGATCGTATGGCTTGCCCGTGATTACTACACGAGGGAATAATGTTTATGGCCCCAATCAATTCCCAGAGAAGCTCATACCCAAATTCATTCTTCTGGCAATGCAAGGTAAGTCACTTTCTATCCATGGTGATGGATCCAATGTTAGAAGTTATTTATATTGTGAGGATGTAGCTGAGGCATTTGAGGTTGTTTTGCATAAGGGTGAAGTTGGGCATGTTTATAACATTGGTACTCAGAAGGAAAGGAGGGTAATAGATGTAGCTAAGGATATCTGTAAGCTTTTTTCATTGGATCCACAGAGGGTTATTAAGTTTGTAGACAATAGGCCTTTCAATGACCAAAGGTATTATTTGGATGATAAAAAGCTCAAGGATCTGGGATGGTGTGAGAGAACCAAATGGGAAGAAGGGCTGCAGAAAACAATGGAGTGGTACATTAGCCACCCAAATTGGTGGGGTGATGTTTCTGGGGCTCTTTTGCCTCATCCAAGAATGCTTACAATGGCAGGGGTTGAGAAATATACAGAAGGGCATGATGGGGTCGAAATGGTTTACAACAATGCTGTTCAGGAAAATTGTGTGGCCAATACCTCAAATGGTCTAGTTGAGAAGTCCGCCTTTAAGTTTTTGATCTATGGACGGAATGGCTGGATTGGTGGGCTTCTAGGAAAGATATGTGAGAAACAGGGGATAGCGTTCGAGTATGGAAGTGGCAGATTGGAGAATCGATCTCAGATCCAGATGGACATGGAGAATGTTAAGCCCACTCATGTGTTAAATGCTGCAGGTGTCACAGGTAGGCCTAATGTTGACTGGTGTGAGTCTCACAAGCCCGAGACCATCCGGACCAATGTGGCAGGTACTTTGAATTTAGCTGATATTTGCAGGGAGCATGGTCTTTTGCTTGTGAATTTTGCAACTGGCTGCATTTTTGAATATGATGAAGCCCACCCTGAGGGAAGCGGAATTGGATTCAAGGAGGAAGACAAACCCAACTTCATTGGCTCTTTCTATTCCAAAACGAAGGCAATG GTAGAAGATCTCTTGCAGAATTATGAGAATGTTTGCACTCTGCGGGTTCGAATGCCTATCTCATCAGACCTGAATAACCCTCGCAATTTCATCACAAAGATCACCCGGTATAATAAAGTTGTGAATATACCAAATAGCATGACAATCCTTGATGAGTTGCTGCCACTGTCAATTGAGATGGCAAAAAGGAATTGCAAGGGCATATGGAATTTCACAAACCCTGGTGTTGTGAGCCATAATGAGATTTTGGAGATGCATAGAGATTACATTGATCCTAGTTTCAAGTGGAAAAACTTCACTCTTGAAGAGCAGGCAAAAGTGATAGTGGCCCCCCGGAGTAATAATGAACTGGATGCAACTAAACTAAAGAAAGAATTTCCACAGTTGCTGTCAATAAAAGATTCACTTCTGAAATATGTCTTCGAGCCCAACAAGAAGACAAGCTCGGCAAATTGA